A genomic segment from Flavobacterium litorale encodes:
- the tpx gene encoding thiol peroxidase has translation MADITLGGNPVKTLGNLPEKGTKAPDFNLVKTDLSTASLTDFKGHKLVLNIFPSVDTGTCAASVRKFNEKASALDNTKVLCISRDLPFAQNRFCGAEGLESVISLSDFRDGSFGNDYGLTVTNGSLEGLHSRVVIVVNEVGDIVYTEQVADIKDEPDYESALAAL, from the coding sequence ATGGCAGATATAACCTTAGGCGGAAACCCTGTAAAAACATTAGGCAACTTACCTGAAAAAGGCACTAAAGCACCTGATTTTAATCTTGTAAAGACAGACCTTAGCACAGCATCCCTTACCGATTTTAAAGGGCATAAATTGGTACTAAACATATTCCCAAGTGTAGATACAGGTACATGTGCTGCATCAGTACGAAAATTTAACGAGAAAGCATCGGCATTAGATAATACTAAAGTATTGTGCATATCGCGCGATTTACCTTTTGCACAAAATCGTTTTTGCGGTGCCGAAGGTTTAGAGAGTGTTATTTCTCTATCTGATTTTAGGGATGGTAGTTTTGGTAACGATTATGGGCTTACGGTTACTAACGGATCGCTGGAAGGTTTACACTCTAGAGTTGTAATTGTAGTTAATGAAGTAGGAGATATAGTATATACGGAGCAGGTTGCCGATATAAAGGATGAACCTGACTACGAGAGTGCACTTGCTGCACTATAA
- a CDS encoding diacylglycerol kinase family protein, giving the protein MKDKRFVKGRLKSVVYAFKGAYKLVTTEHSIMVQFTIAILVTLAGFIFNISATEWLIQTLAIGLVLGIEGVNTAIEKIADFIHPQYHERIGFIKDIAAGAVFFAALTALAVGSIIYYPKVFLLFN; this is encoded by the coding sequence ATGAAAGATAAAAGGTTTGTAAAAGGTAGGCTTAAAAGCGTTGTATATGCTTTTAAAGGTGCCTATAAATTGGTTACTACAGAGCATAGTATTATGGTACAATTTACCATAGCCATACTGGTAACCCTAGCAGGCTTTATCTTTAACATATCTGCTACAGAGTGGCTTATTCAAACCCTAGCCATAGGATTAGTACTAGGTATAGAAGGTGTAAATACAGCCATTGAAAAAATTGCCGACTTTATTCACCCGCAATACCACGAACGCATTGGTTTTATAAAAGATATTGCTGCGGGTGCTGTATTTTTTGCAGCACTTACCGCATTGGCTGTAGGTAGTATTATTTATTACCCCAAGGTTTTCCTATTATTCAACTAA
- a CDS encoding DNA translocase FtsK, with amino-acid sequence MAKTKKATTNKTAKPAPKKRKLVLSRSNKVLLGVFSFLFAIALLLSFVSYFLYGNYDQSEVNELINRNETVHNWLGKFGAYLANLFLYHGFGVASFILIRFFCLLGAYLVLDLPASKLKKTLFWDLYLTIIVSVLFGFFNQYLPELGGVIGFEVNLFMQDYLGKTGTMLVLIFGLCVFLLLRIKVSPDAIKSFLEKKREAKEEAEKENTTPDTTTTETQSAPTAVAEEVPELVMDDAFEPKKDESEHELDNITLSVKPSQFEINTDDLKPTITNASEIKLKTEPSVEETEAPAKESFVIEQLAEEEVVSENLSDKLVEDFGEFDPTLDLSNYQFPSIELLKDYSSGGITINQEELEENKNRIVETLRNYKIDIAQIKATVGPTVTLYEIIPEAGIRISKIKNLEDDIALSLSALGIRIIAPIPGKGTIGIEVPNKKPTMVSMKSVIASPKFQNAEMELPVALGKTISNETFVVDLAKMPHLLMAGATGQGKSVGLNAVLTSLLYKKHPAEVKFVLVDPKKVELTLFNKIERHYLAKLPDDGDAIITDNTKVIHTLNSLCIEMDDRYNLLKDAMVRNIKEYNDKFRKRKLNPENGHRFLPYVVLVVDEFADLIMTAGKEVETPIARLAQLARAIGIHLIIATQRPSVNVITGIIKANFPARIAFRVTSKIDSRTILDSQGADQLIGRGDLLYTQGNDITRVQCAFVDTPEVEKITEFIGSQKAYPDAYLLPEYVGEESGTNLDNDISERDAMFREAAEVIVTAQQGSASLLQRKLKLGYNRAGRLIDQLEAAGIVGPFEGSKARGVLIPDMAALELFFKNEENDV; translated from the coding sequence ATGGCAAAAACCAAAAAAGCTACAACAAATAAAACGGCTAAACCAGCACCTAAAAAAAGAAAATTAGTACTATCGCGTAGTAACAAAGTATTGCTAGGCGTATTTTCTTTTCTGTTTGCTATAGCCCTACTCCTTTCGTTTGTATCTTATTTTCTGTATGGTAATTACGACCAGAGTGAAGTTAACGAACTTATTAATCGTAACGAAACAGTACACAACTGGCTAGGCAAGTTTGGTGCTTACCTTGCCAATTTGTTTTTATACCATGGTTTTGGTGTAGCATCGTTTATACTCATACGCTTCTTTTGCTTACTAGGAGCTTATTTGGTGTTAGATTTACCTGCATCCAAACTTAAAAAAACACTTTTTTGGGATTTATACCTTACTATAATTGTATCGGTACTTTTTGGGTTCTTTAACCAATACTTACCCGAGCTTGGCGGTGTTATTGGTTTTGAGGTAAACCTTTTTATGCAAGACTATTTGGGTAAAACAGGTACCATGCTCGTACTTATATTCGGGCTTTGTGTATTTTTACTACTGCGCATAAAAGTATCGCCCGATGCTATAAAATCGTTTTTAGAGAAAAAGCGCGAAGCGAAAGAAGAAGCTGAAAAAGAAAATACTACACCCGACACCACCACAACAGAAACACAGTCCGCTCCTACTGCAGTTGCAGAAGAGGTACCTGAATTGGTAATGGATGATGCCTTTGAACCTAAAAAGGACGAATCTGAGCACGAACTGGATAATATTACATTAAGCGTAAAACCATCGCAATTTGAAATTAATACCGATGATTTAAAACCAACAATAACCAACGCTTCGGAAATTAAATTAAAAACAGAACCTTCTGTAGAGGAAACTGAAGCCCCTGCGAAAGAAAGTTTTGTAATTGAACAATTGGCAGAAGAAGAAGTTGTATCAGAAAACCTATCGGATAAATTAGTAGAAGATTTTGGGGAGTTCGACCCTACTCTAGACCTCTCTAATTATCAATTCCCATCCATAGAGCTATTAAAAGATTATTCTTCGGGTGGTATTACTATTAATCAAGAAGAATTAGAGGAAAATAAAAACCGTATTGTAGAAACACTGCGCAATTATAAAATTGATATTGCTCAAATTAAAGCCACGGTAGGCCCTACAGTAACACTTTATGAGATTATACCCGAAGCAGGAATACGCATCTCTAAAATTAAAAACTTAGAAGACGATATTGCACTTTCGTTATCGGCATTAGGTATTCGTATTATAGCACCTATACCTGGTAAAGGTACAATTGGTATAGAAGTACCGAACAAGAAACCTACTATGGTTTCCATGAAGAGTGTTATTGCATCGCCTAAATTCCAAAATGCAGAAATGGAATTACCCGTTGCCTTAGGTAAAACCATATCTAACGAAACCTTTGTGGTCGATTTAGCCAAAATGCCACACCTACTTATGGCGGGTGCAACAGGTCAGGGTAAATCGGTAGGGTTAAATGCAGTACTTACCTCATTACTCTACAAAAAACACCCTGCCGAAGTTAAATTTGTATTAGTAGACCCTAAAAAAGTAGAACTTACACTATTTAATAAAATAGAACGCCATTATTTAGCAAAATTACCCGATGATGGCGATGCTATTATTACCGATAACACTAAAGTAATTCACACCTTAAACTCGTTATGTATTGAAATGGACGACCGTTACAACCTGTTAAAAGATGCAATGGTGCGTAACATTAAGGAGTATAACGATAAGTTTAGAAAGCGTAAGCTAAACCCCGAAAACGGACACCGTTTTTTACCTTATGTAGTATTGGTAGTAGATGAATTTGCCGACCTTATTATGACGGCAGGTAAAGAGGTAGAAACCCCTATTGCAAGGCTGGCACAGCTTGCACGTGCCATAGGCATTCATTTAATTATTGCAACACAACGCCCATCGGTTAACGTAATTACAGGTATTATTAAAGCCAACTTCCCTGCTAGGATTGCCTTTAGAGTAACATCGAAAATTGATTCGAGAACCATTTTAGATAGCCAAGGAGCCGACCAGCTTATTGGTCGTGGTGATTTGCTTTATACACAGGGTAACGATATTACAAGGGTACAATGTGCTTTTGTAGATACCCCAGAAGTTGAAAAAATAACAGAGTTTATCGGGTCGCAAAAAGCCTACCCCGATGCTTACTTGCTACCAGAGTACGTAGGCGAAGAAAGTGGCACTAATCTTGATAATGATATTTCCGAAAGAGATGCGATGTTTAGAGAAGCTGCCGAAGTTATTGTAACCGCACAACAAGGCTCGGCATCATTACTGCAACGTAAGCTAAAATTAGGATACAACCGTGCAGGTAGGCTTATAGATCAACTAGAAGCAGCAGGTATTGTAGGACCATTTGAAGGAAGTAAAGCACGAGGCGTACTAATACCCGATATGGCAGCTCTGGAACTATTTTTTAAAAATGAAGAAAATGATGTTTAA
- a CDS encoding LolA family protein, with protein MMFNIQKSVCLLMVMLTFSFSSTAQNSEKAKNLLDQVSLKIRSYDNIVLDFKYTVANPDTNLYQESKGNVALKGDQYVLNIMGITRIYDGSKVYNIVPEDEEISISTFDDQNSDELTPAKMFSFFNVGYKYIWDISQNIKGRKIQYIKLKPLDKNNGTKEVLIGIDLQTKHIYNLLKIDKDGTKTTFTINSFKTNQPLSKNHFTFTESKYPNYYINRLD; from the coding sequence ATGATGTTTAACATACAAAAAAGTGTATGCTTGCTAATGGTAATGCTTACATTTTCTTTTTCGAGTACAGCACAAAACTCGGAAAAAGCTAAAAACTTACTCGACCAAGTTTCACTTAAAATAAGAAGTTACGATAACATCGTACTCGATTTTAAATATACTGTGGCAAACCCCGATACAAACCTGTACCAAGAAAGTAAAGGCAATGTAGCTTTAAAAGGCGACCAATATGTACTTAATATTATGGGTATTACCCGTATTTACGATGGTAGTAAAGTATATAATATTGTACCCGAAGATGAGGAAATATCAATATCTACGTTTGACGATCAGAATAGTGACGAACTTACACCTGCAAAAATGTTCTCGTTTTTTAATGTAGGTTATAAGTACATATGGGATATTAGCCAAAACATTAAGGGAAGAAAAATACAGTACATAAAACTGAAGCCTTTAGATAAAAATAATGGTACTAAAGAAGTACTTATTGGTATTGATTTACAGACTAAGCATATTTATAACCTGTTGAAAATAGACAAAGACGGCACTAAAACAACGTTTACAATAAATTCTTTTAAAACGAACCAACCTTTGTCAAAAAATCACTTTACCTTTACAGAAAGTAAATATCCTAACTACTACATCAACAGATTAGACTAA
- a CDS encoding LptF/LptG family permease has product MKILDRYILTSFLKTFATVFVILFFIFILQGIWLFIAELAGKDLDAWLVVKFLLFYSPNIVPLVLPLSILLASIMTFGNFAENYEFAAMKSSGISLKRAMRSLTVFIFALSIVAFFFANNVIPRAHYKFINLRKNIVQRKPAMAIVQGQFNAIGNFNIKVDKKSGENGEKLEGVTIHKRLPGATNTTVIRSKTGLLRSSENDNLLQLELFDGYYYEEITTKKPAERKKVPFAKSSFSKQVMNIDLTMLNNNDMDKEQIAHTNTMLNLKELVYTIDSLESNYSKERQSITDNITNRINLTLSKPKIINPILDKKIVDTTEVANTLAERDSVPDKLLALFDTNEDKNRLLEIASNSLNSSKFVISSGQNQVREKIKSINSHWHSLYEKFVIGFACILMFFIGAPLGAIIRKGGLGLPIVFAILIFIIFHFINTFGKKLAQENGIPPFLGAWMSSFVLSPLAILLTYRATNDIGLINMDNVLLPLQKLAQKLFKAKSKEAK; this is encoded by the coding sequence GTGAAAATATTAGACCGTTACATCCTAACTTCGTTTCTTAAAACATTTGCAACTGTATTTGTTATCCTGTTCTTTATCTTTATTTTACAAGGTATATGGCTCTTTATTGCCGAACTTGCAGGTAAAGATCTTGATGCTTGGCTAGTAGTAAAATTTCTGCTTTTTTATTCTCCCAATATTGTACCGCTAGTACTTCCACTCTCAATTTTATTAGCCTCGATAATGACTTTTGGTAATTTTGCCGAAAATTACGAGTTTGCTGCTATGAAATCCTCTGGAATATCGTTAAAAAGAGCCATGAGGTCACTTACCGTATTTATTTTCGCATTAAGTATTGTAGCTTTCTTTTTTGCAAATAACGTTATACCACGTGCTCACTACAAGTTTATCAATCTTCGTAAAAACATAGTACAACGTAAGCCTGCAATGGCAATTGTACAAGGACAATTTAATGCAATAGGGAACTTTAATATTAAGGTAGACAAAAAATCGGGCGAAAATGGAGAGAAACTCGAAGGCGTAACCATACACAAACGCCTGCCTGGTGCTACAAACACTACAGTAATACGCTCTAAAACAGGATTATTACGCAGTAGCGAAAACGATAACCTACTACAACTTGAACTTTTTGATGGTTATTATTACGAAGAGATTACTACAAAAAAACCTGCCGAGCGCAAAAAAGTACCCTTTGCAAAAAGTAGTTTCTCAAAGCAAGTAATGAATATTGACCTTACTATGTTAAATAATAACGACATGGATAAGGAGCAAATAGCGCATACAAATACTATGCTTAACCTTAAGGAATTAGTGTATACAATAGATTCTTTAGAGTCCAACTACAGTAAGGAACGACAAAGTATTACCGATAATATTACAAACAGGATAAACCTTACCTTATCCAAACCAAAAATTATAAATCCAATTCTGGACAAAAAAATTGTTGATACTACAGAGGTAGCCAATACATTAGCGGAAAGGGATAGCGTACCCGATAAACTACTAGCACTTTTTGATACCAACGAAGATAAAAACAGACTCTTGGAAATTGCCAGTAACAGCCTAAACAGTTCAAAATTTGTAATTAGTTCAGGGCAAAATCAAGTACGCGAAAAAATAAAAAGTATTAATAGTCACTGGCACTCATTATACGAGAAATTTGTAATTGGCTTCGCCTGCATATTAATGTTTTTTATAGGAGCACCGCTAGGAGCTATTATACGCAAGGGTGGACTTGGACTACCCATTGTATTTGCAATACTAATATTTATAATTTTCCACTTTATAAACACGTTTGGTAAAAAACTAGCACAAGAAAATGGTATACCTCCATTTTTAGGCGCATGGATGTCATCCTTCGTACTAAGCCCACTGGCTATATTACTAACGTATAGAGCAACTAATGATATTGGACTAATTAACATGGATAATGTTTTATTGCCATTACAAAAATTAGCACAAAAACTATTCAAAGCAAAATCTAAAGAAGCGAAATAA
- the ribB gene encoding 3,4-dihydroxy-2-butanone-4-phosphate synthase, producing the protein MLTTQQSEIQLNTIEEAIEDIRNGKVIIVVDDEDRENEGDFLAAADKVTPEMINFMATHGKGLICTPLTEKRCKELELHVMVNNNTDAMQTAFTVSVDLRGKGVTTGISAQDRAKTVEALVDTKTKAYELGRPGHIFPLIAKEGGVLRRTGHTEAAIDFARLAGFQPAGVICEIMNDNGTMARLPELYEVAKKFDLKLVSIEDLVAYRMQHDRLIHKVEDFEINTRFGTFRLRAYEQTTNKQVHIALTKGSWNIGEPILTRINATQVNNDILGTLTKNADSKLEKIFNRINKEDKAAVLFINQEIRPTELLTRLKELKVLQTKGVSEAPQIKMDAKDFGIGAQILHDIDISKIRLVTNSGETKRVGMIGYGLEITEYVTF; encoded by the coding sequence ATGCTAACTACACAACAAAGCGAAATACAACTAAATACAATAGAAGAAGCTATTGAAGACATACGAAACGGAAAAGTAATTATTGTAGTAGATGACGAAGACCGTGAAAATGAAGGCGATTTTTTGGCTGCCGCTGATAAAGTAACACCCGAAATGATAAACTTTATGGCTACGCATGGTAAAGGGCTTATATGCACACCACTTACCGAAAAACGCTGCAAAGAACTTGAGCTACACGTTATGGTAAACAACAATACCGATGCCATGCAAACGGCATTTACCGTATCGGTAGATCTTAGAGGAAAAGGTGTAACAACAGGTATATCGGCACAGGACAGAGCAAAAACAGTAGAAGCCCTTGTAGATACTAAAACAAAAGCTTACGAGTTAGGGCGCCCTGGGCATATATTTCCGCTAATAGCTAAAGAAGGCGGTGTACTACGTAGAACAGGGCATACAGAGGCCGCTATTGACTTTGCAAGGCTTGCAGGATTCCAGCCTGCAGGTGTTATTTGCGAAATAATGAACGATAATGGTACAATGGCTCGACTACCCGAACTATATGAGGTAGCAAAGAAGTTTGACTTAAAATTAGTATCTATAGAAGACTTGGTTGCTTACAGAATGCAGCACGATAGGCTAATACATAAAGTAGAAGATTTTGAGATTAATACACGCTTTGGTACGTTTCGTTTGAGAGCTTATGAACAAACAACTAATAAACAAGTACACATTGCCCTAACCAAAGGAAGCTGGAATATTGGAGAGCCTATACTTACCCGTATTAATGCCACACAGGTAAATAACGACATATTGGGTACACTTACTAAAAATGCTGACAGTAAACTGGAAAAGATTTTTAACCGAATTAACAAAGAAGATAAAGCAGCCGTACTATTTATAAACCAAGAAATACGCCCCACCGAGTTACTAACACGCTTAAAAGAGCTAAAAGTATTGCAAACAAAAGGGGTTAGCGAAGCCCCACAAATTAAAATGGATGCTAAGGACTTTGGTATTGGTGCACAAATATTACACGATATTGATATCTCTAAAATACGATTGGTAACCAACTCTGGAGAAACAAAACGTGTGGGAATGATAGGTTACGGACTAGAAATAACTGAATATGTAACTTTTTAA
- a CDS encoding hypervirulence associated TUDOR domain-containing protein translates to MAYNENDKVEWNWGNGTGTGKVKKVYTQKVTKTIKGSEVTRNASKDDPAYLIEQEDGDEVLKGHDELKKK, encoded by the coding sequence ATGGCATACAATGAAAACGACAAAGTAGAATGGAACTGGGGTAACGGTACGGGTACTGGAAAAGTTAAAAAAGTATACACCCAAAAAGTTACAAAAACTATTAAAGGTAGCGAAGTAACCCGCAATGCTAGCAAAGACGACCCTGCTTACCTTATTGAGCAAGAAGACGGCGATGAAGTATTAAAGGGGCACGACGAATTAAAAAAGAAATAG
- a CDS encoding restriction endonuclease: MIKDKENFKIWMVRAGRDSYLLNEFLDNDIVAIGWNDIGEIKKGTSNEALKKLLKSSYPDDSNGRLGQSTGQIWRLFKEFKIGDKVITYDSDAREYYIGEIKSGYKYSDEYTYKHYREVEWYDGSIERDYLKVNSKNTLGSILTIFEVPKTIWIELKEAHPGYMSQEEIEGHEEAMKLFEAQELEQLKQDAIFRSLEFIKDIISSLDWNELEELCAGLMRGMGYKTRMTKRGGGDLGSDIMASPDGLLMVEPIIKIEVKHKINSKDKTSAPDLRNFIGGLRTSVKGIYISSTGFTKEAYYEAERANFQITLIDLDLLVELIIEYYENLDSEVKALVPLRKIYWPV; the protein is encoded by the coding sequence ATGATTAAAGATAAAGAGAATTTTAAAATATGGATGGTAAGAGCTGGTAGAGATAGCTATCTTTTAAATGAGTTTCTTGACAATGATATCGTTGCTATAGGATGGAATGATATAGGTGAGATAAAGAAAGGAACATCCAATGAAGCATTGAAGAAGTTATTAAAAAGTTCATATCCAGATGATTCTAATGGAAGATTAGGTCAAAGCACAGGTCAAATTTGGCGTTTGTTTAAAGAGTTTAAAATTGGAGATAAAGTTATAACTTATGATTCAGATGCCCGTGAATATTATATCGGTGAAATCAAGTCAGGTTATAAGTACAGCGACGAATATACTTATAAACATTACAGAGAAGTTGAATGGTATGATGGTTCTATAGAAAGAGATTATTTAAAAGTCAATTCTAAAAATACTTTGGGATCTATTCTAACAATTTTTGAAGTACCAAAAACTATTTGGATAGAATTGAAAGAAGCTCATCCTGGATATATGTCACAAGAGGAGATTGAAGGGCATGAAGAAGCGATGAAGCTATTTGAGGCTCAAGAATTGGAGCAATTAAAGCAAGATGCGATATTTAGGTCGCTAGAGTTTATTAAAGATATAATATCTAGTCTTGATTGGAATGAGTTAGAAGAATTGTGTGCAGGATTAATGAGAGGTATGGGGTATAAAACTAGAATGACCAAAAGAGGAGGTGGAGATTTGGGTAGTGATATTATGGCTTCTCCAGATGGATTACTTATGGTAGAACCAATTATAAAGATAGAAGTAAAACATAAAATTAACAGTAAAGATAAAACCTCAGCTCCCGATTTGAGAAATTTTATCGGTGGGTTAAGAACTTCTGTAAAAGGTATCTATATTTCATCCACAGGATTTACGAAAGAAGCGTATTATGAAGCAGAGCGTGCTAATTTTCAAATTACACTTATAGATTTAGATTTATTAGTAGAATTGATTATAGAATACTATGAAAACTTAGACTCAGAAGTCAAAGCATTAGTTCCATTAAGAAAAATATATTGGCCAGTATAG